A region of Gloeocapsa sp. PCC 73106 DNA encodes the following proteins:
- the queC gene encoding 7-cyano-7-deazaguanine synthase QueC: protein MRQAVVLLSGGLDSATTTAIALKDGYQVIALSFRYGQRHERELKAAVKIAQTLGIQEHYIIDVNLAQWGGSSLTDVHLALPQEGVKPGIIPSTYVPGRNTVFISIALSLAEAKQAEAIYLGINAVDYSGYPDCRPEYLEAYQKLANLSSKAGIEGKAPQLIAPLVHLTKVDIVKSAIALGVPIEDTWSCYLGGDTPCGLCDSCRIRDQALIAAGYPYLASSKV, encoded by the coding sequence GTGCGTCAAGCTGTAGTATTATTGTCCGGGGGTTTAGACTCCGCTACCACAACGGCGATCGCTCTTAAAGATGGCTACCAGGTCATCGCTTTGTCTTTTCGCTATGGACAACGTCACGAGAGGGAGTTAAAAGCTGCGGTAAAAATCGCCCAAACCCTCGGTATTCAAGAACACTATATCATCGATGTGAACCTCGCTCAGTGGGGTGGTTCCTCTTTAACTGATGTTCATCTAGCTTTACCTCAAGAGGGAGTTAAACCCGGAATTATTCCTTCAACCTATGTACCGGGGAGAAATACCGTATTTATCTCTATTGCTTTGTCTCTAGCTGAAGCTAAGCAAGCTGAAGCTATCTATCTGGGTATCAATGCTGTAGATTATTCTGGCTATCCTGATTGTCGTCCGGAATATTTAGAAGCTTATCAAAAGTTGGCGAATCTCTCTTCTAAAGCGGGAATCGAGGGGAAAGCTCCTCAATTGATCGCTCCTTTGGTACACCTAACTAAGGTAGATATCGTCAAGAGTGCGATCGCTCTTGGGGTACCCATTGAGGATACTTGGTCTTGTTATCTAGGGGGAGATACTCCCTGTGGACTCTGTGACTCTTGTCGTATTCGCGATCAGGCTTTAATCGCTGCAGGATATCCCTATTTGGCTAGTAGTAAGGTGTGA
- a CDS encoding 7-carboxy-7-deazaguanine synthase QueE yields MIITYPIVETFHSLQGEGYWTGVSAFFIRLGGCDVHCPWCDQKESWSQSNHPRLSCQVLSKQVIETQPSIIIITGGEPLMHDLGPLTQELSATEIPIHLETSGAYPLSGRFDWITFSPKPYKLPDESIYPLVKELKVVISTPEDLEWAEIHAHKVPPGAIKYLQPEWYSKKTQKLVYNHVLKHPQWRVSLQTHKFIGVR; encoded by the coding sequence ATGATTATTACCTATCCTATCGTCGAAACTTTTCATTCTCTCCAGGGTGAAGGATATTGGACTGGTGTTAGTGCTTTTTTTATCCGACTGGGGGGATGTGATGTTCACTGTCCATGGTGCGATCAAAAAGAGTCTTGGAGTCAATCTAATCATCCTCGCTTGTCATGTCAAGTCTTATCTAAACAGGTGATAGAAACGCAACCTTCGATTATTATTATCACCGGTGGAGAACCTTTGATGCACGATTTGGGACCTCTAACGCAGGAATTAAGTGCTACGGAGATACCTATACATCTAGAAACCTCTGGTGCTTACCCTTTGAGTGGTCGATTTGACTGGATTACTTTTTCCCCTAAACCCTATAAATTACCCGATGAAAGTATTTACCCTTTAGTTAAAGAACTAAAAGTGGTCATCTCTACTCCAGAAGATTTAGAATGGGCAGAAATTCACGCTCATAAAGTCCCTCCTGGAGCGATTAAATATCTACAACCGGAATGGTATAGCAAAAAAACTCAGAAACTAGTCTACAATCACGTCCTGAAACATCCCCAGTGGCGAGTCAGTTTGCAAACCCATAAGTTCATAGGAGTAAGATAG
- a CDS encoding DUF1643 domain-containing protein: protein MIKGAKFDSTGNYRYLLWRCWDKSLPALGFIMLNPSTADANKDDPTIKKCMAIAQQHHYGSLWVGNLFAYCSPKPTILKSFAQPVGPQNDRFLLSLCRKADRIICAWGNDGTLQSRTLQKRDQAVTNLLKSHNYQLYCLGKTKGGQPKHPNPRKPAILKIQPY from the coding sequence TCTGGCGGTGCTGGGATAAAAGCTTACCAGCTTTAGGCTTTATCATGCTCAATCCTAGCACTGCAGATGCCAATAAAGATGACCCGACTATTAAAAAGTGCATGGCGATTGCCCAACAACATCACTATGGATCTTTATGGGTAGGTAATCTTTTTGCTTATTGCAGTCCTAAACCTACAATTTTAAAATCATTTGCACAACCAGTGGGTCCTCAGAATGATCGCTTTTTACTATCTCTGTGCCGCAAAGCAGATCGCATTATTTGCGCATGGGGGAATGACGGAACCCTACAAAGTAGAACTCTGCAAAAAAGGGACCAAGCTGTTACTAACTTACTAAAATCCCATAATTACCAACTTTACTGCTTGGGAAAAACTAAAGGCGGGCAACCTAAACACCCTAATCCAAGAAAGCCTGCAATTTTAAAAATCCAACCTTATTAA